The genomic DNA TTGGTCGGCTCGTAATACCTCCAAAACACATAAGACATCAACACAAAGTCCAGCAGCCCCACTCCTAAGGCATACCATCTCACACTCTTTCCCCCTTTATCAGGTATCAGGGGAATCAACAAACCTGCCAATATCGGCTCCACCACTATCGCCGTAAGCCATGGAAACTTTTCCGCCATCATATTCTACTTTTCCCCTATTTTTCACTTTCCTCCCCCCCATCCTACTATACTTTGTTAACTTTTGTTAAGAGGTAAATAGTAATTTATACTTATCGGCTCGGAAAGAAAAATAAATAAGCCATATAATGGGGCACAGGCAATGGTGGAAGATAAAGGGAACAATGAGGAATGTAGTGTATTTTTTGGGAGCAGGTCCCGGCGATCCAGAACTTATAACCCTAAAAGCCTATAAAATACTAAAAATGGCCGATGTAGTCCTCCTTGCCGACTCTTTAGTCCCTAACGAAATCCTACAATATTGCTCAGAAAGGGCGGAAATTATCCCCACCAGCCCTCTCACCCTTGAAGAGATTGTATCCTTGATAAAACAGAAACATCATCAGGGACTAAAAATAGCAAGGCTACACTCTGGCGACTTGTCCTTGTATAGCGCTGTTTATGAACAAATCACATTACTGACCAAAGAGGGAATCTTCTGTGAGTTAGTGCCTGGTATTAGTGCCTATCAAGCCGCTGCTGCCAAACTAGGGGTGGAATTGACTGTG from Geminocystis sp. M7585_C2015_104 includes the following:
- the cobM gene encoding precorrin-4 C(11)-methyltransferase, which codes for MRNVVYFLGAGPGDPELITLKAYKILKMADVVLLADSLVPNEILQYCSERAEIIPTSPLTLEEIVSLIKQKHHQGLKIARLHSGDLSLYSAVYEQITLLTKEGIFCELVPGISAYQAAAAKLGVELTVPYLVQTVILTRVAGTSSPMPPGEELATLASHRASLCLHLAAKHVTQCQQELLQHYPPDTPVAICHRVGWPDERIVIVPLTAMAQTTKEYGLTRHTLYIVSPALQQHDNINGHRSHLYHPQYGHRFRSS